A section of the Larus michahellis chromosome 1, bLarMic1.1, whole genome shotgun sequence genome encodes:
- the LOC141737743 gene encoding suppressor of cytokine signaling 1-like → MIRGRPDDLHNTHTTVSRPQRQHRSVLPSPVPPGLPDRFRMFRSCEWEVLERSLNILQASDFYWGPLSVGEAHAKLQREPVGTYLVRDSSQGNCLFSLSVRMPTGPVSLRISFQEGYFRLKNWFSDCVVRLLELVVAGTRNNPLHFDEMGGTPLVFSEPLCRSRRAVPTLRELCRRSLPAGAATGDGAGLGGSSGIRPRDEVVSPLGERGGSEGSIVRGPSPSWAGR, encoded by the coding sequence atgatcagagggaggCCAGATGATCTGCACAACACGCACACCACTGTTTCTCGTCCGCAAAGGCAGCATCGGAGTGTtctccccagccccgtgccccccGGCTTGCCCGATCGTTTCCGGATGTTTCGCAGCTGCGAGTGGGAGGTCCTGGAGCGATCCCTCAATATCCTCCAGGCCAGCGACTTCTACTGGGGCCCCTTGTCCGTGGGGGAGGCTCACGCCAAGCTCCAGCGGGAACCCGTTGGCACCTACTTGGTGCGGGACAGCTCGCAGGGGAACTGCTTGTTCAGCCTGAGCGTGCGGATGCCCACGGGGCCTGTCAGCCTTCGGATCTCTTTCCAGGAGGGCTATTTCCGCCTGAAGAACTGGTTTTCAGACTGTGTGGTCCGGCTACTGGAGCTGGTAGTGGCAGGGACCCGGAACAATCCCTTGCACTTTGATGAGATGGGAGGAACCCCCCTGGTCTTCTCTGAGCCCCTGTGCCGGAGTCGCCGGGCAGTGCCCACGCTGCGAGAACTGTGCCGCCGGAGCCTGCCCGCTGGTGCTGCAACGGgggatggagcagggctggggggctcctcTGGGATTCGCCCGAGGGACGAGGTGGTCTCACCCCTAGGCGAAAGGGGAGGGTCGGAGGGGAGCATCGTTCGCGGTCCCTCTCCGTCCTGGGCTGGGAGATGA